The Acinetobacter pittii genome contains a region encoding:
- a CDS encoding putative type VI secretion system effector gives MKLHLQLVQGPIHSLDKAKSKIPVNQDVGDIAAGTAFAGVLAGSSSLLTSSPILLMAGKAKDGITFIGEIDKYPLVGQFTTARFEENDELIAVISEKTIDGRHQVYAIVDPKSGLLYMIYEMGRSVKMGYRAIMMQTCFFSALSFGLFMVILIFSFISSSDYSGESIIFFFEAVLITFFISVSFSAFINYFSFRKSYENFGNLSEQIFEKLGFENPKEQDFYNDFLTDNGVQISVMKYRKNLKGQDPYPEDYFDKKNF, from the coding sequence TTGAAATTACATCTTCAACTGGTTCAGGGCCCAATCCATTCTCTAGATAAAGCCAAATCTAAAATACCTGTAAATCAGGATGTGGGCGACATCGCAGCAGGTACCGCTTTTGCAGGTGTACTTGCTGGAAGCAGCTCCTTACTTACAAGCTCACCTATTTTATTAATGGCTGGAAAAGCAAAAGATGGTATAACTTTTATAGGTGAAATAGATAAGTATCCATTAGTAGGGCAATTTACGACAGCACGTTTTGAAGAAAATGACGAATTGATTGCTGTAATTAGCGAAAAAACTATTGATGGACGTCATCAAGTTTATGCAATTGTTGATCCTAAATCAGGTCTATTGTATATGATCTATGAAATGGGTCGTTCAGTAAAAATGGGATATAGAGCTATTATGATGCAGACTTGTTTTTTTAGTGCTCTGTCATTTGGCTTGTTCATGGTGATACTTATATTTAGTTTTATCTCTTCTTCTGATTATTCTGGTGAGAGTATAATATTCTTCTTTGAGGCAGTGCTTATAACATTTTTTATTTCAGTTTCATTTTCTGCATTCATAAATTATTTTAGTTTTCGAAAATCATATGAGAATTTTGGCAATTTATCTGAACAAATATTTGAAAAATTAGGTTTTGAAAATCCTAAAGAGCAGGATTTTTATAATGATTTTTTAACTGATAATGGTGTTCAGATTAGTGTAATGAAGTATAGAAAAAATTTAAAAGGCCAAGATCCTTATCCAGAAGATTATTTTGATAAGAAAAATTTTTGA
- the tssB gene encoding type VI secretion system contractile sheath small subunit — protein MAKRESVQKKLQRIRPPRVQLTYDVEIGDAKEAKELPFVVGVMGDFSAASELERTKLKDKKFINVDLDNIDEVMESLSPRAAFQVDNTLTEEGGKIAVDLTFKSMEDFRPENVVQQVDPLKKLVEARERLTDLRNKISNSERLEDLLDEVLKNTDQIRKLSAEADHE, from the coding sequence ATGGCTAAGAGAGAGAGCGTACAAAAGAAGCTTCAGCGAATTCGACCTCCACGTGTTCAGCTTACATATGATGTCGAAATTGGTGATGCAAAAGAAGCAAAAGAGCTACCATTCGTTGTAGGTGTGATGGGTGATTTTTCGGCTGCATCTGAGCTTGAGCGTACAAAATTAAAAGATAAAAAATTCATTAATGTTGATTTAGATAATATTGATGAAGTTATGGAGTCATTGTCTCCAAGAGCTGCTTTCCAAGTAGATAATACGTTGACAGAAGAGGGCGGTAAGATCGCTGTTGATTTAACATTTAAGTCAATGGAAGATTTTCGTCCGGAAAATGTGGTTCAACAGGTTGATCCATTAAAGAAACTTGTGGAAGCGCGTGAGCGTTTAACTGACTTAAGAAACAAAATTTCTAACAGTGAGCGTTTAGAAGATTTACTTGATGAAGTTCTTAAAAATACAGATCAGATTCGTAAATTAAGTGCGGAGGCTGATCATGAATAA
- a CDS encoding putative type VI secretion system effector, translating into MLKFEGRIQRLEIYDDSLSAFGKSGDAQIASSAILSGVAENVSLSAQTVFLASRSRLHVKSVVMEIDGKVCVGQFHRALFEHNEYVICVVRRLEKNLYELYSVLSPKTGLLHMQVGMGASVKAHQTSIAKGRNVWYAITILLGSLIYFWARGFNQVDILIFLGVAILFYFILFFIIKNASNSLKHFSEKSEQIFSLYGFKDPQEVFLLPSRYLSEKDHLLLESVYEYRKVIESDPYPESYIEQK; encoded by the coding sequence ATGTTAAAATTTGAAGGTCGCATTCAAAGATTAGAGATTTATGATGACTCTTTAAGTGCATTTGGAAAGTCTGGTGATGCTCAAATTGCATCTTCAGCGATTTTGAGTGGTGTGGCAGAAAATGTTTCATTGTCTGCACAAACTGTATTTCTCGCTTCACGTAGTCGTTTACATGTCAAATCAGTTGTTATGGAAATCGATGGTAAAGTTTGCGTAGGGCAATTCCATCGTGCGTTATTTGAACATAATGAATATGTCATTTGTGTCGTAAGACGTCTTGAAAAAAATTTGTATGAACTTTATTCAGTATTGAGCCCTAAAACAGGCTTACTTCATATGCAGGTTGGGATGGGAGCTTCTGTTAAAGCTCATCAGACTTCTATAGCTAAAGGTAGAAATGTTTGGTACGCAATAACAATTTTATTAGGATCTTTAATTTATTTTTGGGCAAGAGGTTTTAATCAGGTTGATATATTAATTTTTTTAGGAGTGGCTATTTTATTTTATTTTATTTTATTTTTTATTATTAAAAATGCATCCAACTCATTAAAACATTTTTCAGAAAAGTCAGAACAAATTTTTAGTTTGTATGGCTTTAAAGATCCGCAAGAGGTTTTTTTATTGCCAAGTCGTTATTTGAGTGAAAAAGATCATTTGTTACTAGAATCCGTATATGAATATAGAAAAGTTATTGAAAGTGATCCATATCCAGAAAGCTATATAGAGCAAAAATAA
- a CDS encoding Hcp family type VI secretion system effector — MKDIYVEFRGKYKVDGESRDAEHKGWLEVNSWSHNIRQPKSATSSSVGGHTAERVEHSDMVFVKDLDATSPKLWEACSAGYTFDEVQIDFYRANGDKRIKYLQIKLKHVLVSSVTPTVNEEGVPTEAFGLKYAAVEWTYNQQDINGTAKGAVTKKWSLSNNTASYAA, encoded by the coding sequence ATGAAAGATATATACGTTGAGTTTCGTGGTAAGTATAAAGTTGACGGAGAGTCTCGTGACGCTGAGCACAAAGGCTGGTTAGAAGTTAACTCTTGGTCTCACAACATTCGTCAACCTAAATCTGCTACTTCAAGTAGTGTTGGTGGTCATACTGCTGAACGTGTTGAACATTCAGATATGGTTTTTGTTAAAGACCTAGATGCAACTAGCCCGAAATTATGGGAAGCATGTTCAGCTGGTTATACATTTGATGAAGTACAAATCGACTTCTACCGTGCAAATGGTGATAAGCGCATCAAGTACTTACAAATTAAATTGAAACATGTTTTAGTTTCTAGTGTAACTCCAACAGTTAATGAAGAAGGTGTTCCAACAGAAGCGTTTGGTTTGAAATACGCGGCTGTTGAATGGACTTACAATCAACAAGATATTAACGGTACTGCTAAAGGTGCTGTTACTAAGAAATGGTCACTTTCTAACAATACTGCTTCTTACGCGGCGTAA
- a CDS encoding T6SS effector BTH_I2691 family protein, protein MANDKPTFAKQMKKFGTPAQQEQKVVQKLGVSPNPSKISQQAAASTTQNNKIPVTQMSKKECTNFCRPTGINILPLKYSVARLGVKPLPAQLGANVTNVSLKEYKYTVRMINSGYIYLLIKRKSGKKEWVAYITNKKGFHQEFAIGGKAPIVAQDFACNKAGHSANASLITIPSINNDNAQTVYLLHAHAPLTKKMREQFEKNADQYATSGYWQKIDVTKGAVQQHCLSSAQLSAVALPLESYGSARWGAINKKFSEKPKEHIGVALYDPIGITSKLNEDRNILSFKEIDSFLKENKDGFSNEHKLQTMTLIDNVKQNLVANSIQAKFKIIDSNEQQRKKITEPYLQAAIQRAERMGDKKGLENLKNFEKNAPAKAAAELEKQRAEAVKQATVDGDHAWKKYQAQLDLNGLEKFRKDVDKKSEESYAAAARYVDDHYNWLVSSNLLKGLFYFDQSEELKQGKTPKESNGFIFHAVIMDLMYGMNLLQKGKDLLNKWICEKKVLDKNLFLRAYCFNNKVLMDEYAKIFESPSSAKDLLDYSKQSFSMFTAADAAFDSWLGSIEGKKFISANDFKWPDKLFYWISLMLNTALKEFGDIRLRTINISTITIMAREGAQRHTAQLLYLRSGNLAQQIPLMRLMYNLEFRAAAISSLPQSGMTYTYRNTRAIEIKNSVSLAVKGQPDITKNRILAIVGVFELLNFYFQYDAWKSDIKDKPELSVQLVGSMFSVSAVAFDMLGESWSRRTATGAAASAAAFRLTAGSLGTLGGITGLYVDSKTLKETNSLVIQTMLFTRILINLGLSIGQAGVLASAILQHSKNAVIKRVLTKFTANALVAFLMSARVIAGLNLITLGLISAEILLKKYVLDDAMEDWCQKTAFKLASDPKKESIFKSTSRNEKKFQTADEEYEEFMKAIVSV, encoded by the coding sequence ATGGCTAATGATAAACCGACTTTTGCGAAACAAATGAAAAAATTTGGGACGCCAGCACAACAAGAGCAGAAAGTAGTTCAAAAGTTAGGCGTTAGTCCAAATCCAAGCAAAATTAGTCAGCAGGCTGCTGCATCGACGACTCAGAATAATAAAATACCAGTCACTCAGATGTCTAAAAAGGAATGTACTAACTTTTGTCGCCCTACAGGTATAAATATATTACCTCTTAAATATTCGGTAGCTCGTTTAGGAGTAAAACCATTACCGGCACAATTAGGGGCCAATGTTACTAATGTTTCACTTAAGGAATATAAATATACAGTTCGAATGATTAATTCAGGATATATTTACTTACTCATAAAAAGAAAATCAGGGAAAAAAGAGTGGGTTGCGTATATTACTAATAAGAAGGGGTTTCATCAGGAGTTTGCTATAGGGGGTAAAGCTCCAATTGTTGCTCAAGATTTTGCATGCAATAAAGCTGGACATAGTGCTAACGCTTCTTTAATTACCATTCCTTCTATAAATAATGATAATGCCCAGACGGTCTATTTGCTTCATGCTCACGCTCCACTCACCAAAAAAATGAGAGAACAATTTGAAAAAAATGCTGATCAGTATGCGACTTCAGGCTACTGGCAAAAAATTGATGTAACAAAAGGAGCTGTCCAGCAACATTGTCTTTCTAGTGCCCAGTTAAGTGCTGTTGCATTGCCATTAGAATCATATGGTTCTGCTCGTTGGGGAGCAATAAACAAGAAATTTAGTGAGAAACCGAAAGAGCATATTGGTGTTGCGCTTTATGATCCGATTGGAATTACTTCTAAATTAAATGAAGATCGTAATATATTAAGCTTTAAAGAGATTGATAGTTTCTTAAAAGAAAATAAAGACGGCTTTAGCAACGAACATAAGCTTCAAACTATGACTTTGATTGATAATGTGAAGCAAAACTTAGTTGCAAACTCTATTCAGGCAAAGTTCAAAATTATTGATTCAAATGAACAGCAAAGGAAGAAAATTACAGAACCTTATCTTCAAGCAGCGATTCAAAGAGCTGAACGTATGGGTGATAAAAAGGGACTTGAGAATCTTAAAAATTTCGAAAAAAATGCGCCTGCAAAAGCTGCAGCCGAACTTGAAAAACAGAGAGCAGAGGCTGTTAAACAAGCGACTGTGGATGGCGATCATGCATGGAAAAAGTATCAAGCACAGTTAGATCTGAATGGCTTGGAAAAGTTCCGTAAGGATGTCGATAAGAAATCGGAAGAGAGTTATGCTGCTGCGGCTCGCTATGTAGATGATCATTATAACTGGCTGGTTTCTTCTAATCTTTTAAAAGGTCTGTTCTATTTTGACCAGAGTGAGGAATTGAAACAGGGTAAAACACCGAAAGAAAGCAATGGCTTTATTTTTCATGCGGTTATTATGGACTTAATGTATGGAATGAATTTATTGCAAAAAGGGAAAGATTTACTTAATAAATGGATATGTGAAAAAAAAGTTTTGGATAAAAACCTATTCTTGAGAGCCTATTGTTTTAATAACAAAGTCTTGATGGATGAGTATGCCAAGATATTTGAAAGTCCAAGTTCAGCAAAAGACTTACTGGATTATAGTAAACAGAGTTTTAGTATGTTTACCGCAGCCGATGCTGCCTTTGATAGTTGGTTGGGTAGTATTGAGGGGAAAAAATTTATCTCGGCAAATGATTTTAAATGGCCAGATAAACTGTTCTACTGGATATCTTTGATGCTGAATACGGCTCTAAAAGAGTTTGGTGATATACGTTTAAGAACAATAAATATTAGTACAATTACTATAATGGCGCGTGAAGGTGCTCAACGTCATACAGCTCAATTGTTATATTTAAGATCAGGAAATTTGGCTCAACAAATCCCATTGATGAGATTGATGTATAACCTAGAATTTAGAGCTGCTGCAATTTCGTCTTTACCGCAAAGTGGTATGACTTATACTTATCGAAATACTAGGGCGATAGAAATTAAAAACTCAGTATCCTTAGCAGTTAAAGGGCAACCTGATATTACCAAAAATCGAATACTTGCTATCGTAGGTGTTTTTGAGTTACTGAATTTTTATTTCCAATATGATGCTTGGAAATCTGATATTAAAGATAAGCCAGAGCTATCCGTACAATTGGTAGGTTCGATGTTCTCGGTATCTGCTGTTGCATTTGATATGTTAGGTGAGAGTTGGAGCCGTAGAACTGCCACAGGTGCAGCGGCCTCTGCAGCAGCATTTAGATTAACTGCTGGAAGTCTTGGAACTTTAGGTGGAATAACTGGTTTATATGTAGATTCAAAAACCTTAAAAGAGACGAACTCACTTGTTATCCAAACAATGTTATTTACCAGAATTTTGATCAACTTAGGCTTGTCAATTGGACAGGCAGGTGTATTAGCTAGTGCTATTTTACAACATAGCAAAAATGCAGTAATTAAAAGAGTTTTAACTAAATTCACAGCGAATGCTCTAGTCGCATTTTTAATGAGTGCTCGAGTAATTGCTGGATTGAATCTTATAACATTAGGCTTAATTAGCGCAGAAATTTTACTTAAAAAATATGTTTTGGATGATGCAATGGAAGATTGGTGTCAAAAAACAGCTTTTAAATTAGCATCTGACCCTAAAAAAGAGTCAATATTTAAATCTACATCTAGAAATGAAAAAAAATTCCAAACTGCAGATGAAGAATATGAAGAGTTTATGAAAGCGATAGTGAGCGTTTAA
- a CDS encoding type VI secretion system Vgr family protein, whose amino-acid sequence MLSHIHRILEDLGISSQKRVLHIQFSNPSLNTQVFLQSIEGRHQLNEGLTADLFCLSTNAYISLKQFIGCQVAVDQVTDQGQLFRTTGIITEASQGQSDGSLTLYKLRLQDPTALWHKRRNSRVFMNKSVRDITEILFTEWQNKSPLFASGLTLDLKGLTEDYDVRPFIMQSNETDYEFLTRLWRSEGINWLIDEAQLFAIDSSVEIQPQKLRLIDNNESYLALDRKNIRYHRSSAVEQQDSMTSLVPTRSLQPTAVHVQRWQADALSQEEGMGSVQSKHSHSANQDNASLSLEHAWHVSPAWMQDLKGEDQATASGHQQLEKLNNNLSDYYASQSKYFRAQTTVRDTQVGYWFELNEHPEIDTHSGSDKEFLIIGKSFYLQNNLPKDLQQQINQLFSQSQWQNNQSGPNDQIERQGNELILSRRNIKTVPEYNPLEHRPAAHPQRARVVGLEGESIHVDQWGRIKVRFLFTRTDDHSHEGGTGSNDNDTDSAWVDVLTPWAGEGYGARFLPRVGEIVVIDFFDGNIDRPFVVGRIHEAERHPTQFDQKGQLPDTKKLSGIRSEEVDGKGFNQLRFDDTTGQISAQLQSSHAASQLNLGNLSHPKDKAESDSRGEGFELRTDQWGAVRAGSGLLLSTHKQDQAQGVHLNANETKQQIEGGLNNAKALSEVAKNQQTDPLDMLENIQTFLEVLKQEDPKKAAEFQSAVMLLASPKSIAVSSNEDIHLSANGQLTQSAGDSINISTQKNIVSHASQKISLFAAQEGARIFAGQGKLEIQAQGDGLDVIARKGVQITSTEDTVFITSPTEINLTVSGSQVKLNGSGIFPVTGGKLEVKAGQHLFMGGSSINPPALDLPDCSAKQTQAAQNGSAKVILD is encoded by the coding sequence ATGTTATCTCATATACACAGAATTCTAGAAGATTTGGGTATCAGCTCGCAAAAACGCGTGCTTCATATTCAGTTTTCTAATCCATCGTTGAATACTCAAGTCTTTTTACAAAGTATTGAAGGACGGCATCAGCTAAATGAAGGACTGACTGCCGATTTATTTTGTCTTTCTACCAATGCCTATATTTCATTAAAACAATTTATTGGTTGTCAGGTTGCAGTCGATCAAGTAACTGATCAGGGGCAGCTATTTAGAACTACAGGAATTATTACAGAAGCCAGTCAGGGGCAGAGTGATGGTTCATTAACATTATATAAACTGAGATTACAAGACCCGACCGCGCTATGGCATAAACGCCGAAATAGCCGTGTATTTATGAATAAAAGTGTACGGGACATTACTGAAATTCTATTTACTGAGTGGCAGAACAAAAGCCCGTTGTTTGCTTCTGGTTTAACTTTGGATTTAAAAGGTCTAACCGAAGACTACGATGTTCGACCTTTTATAATGCAAAGTAATGAAACGGATTATGAATTTTTAACTCGACTTTGGCGTAGTGAAGGCATTAACTGGTTAATTGATGAAGCTCAGTTGTTTGCCATTGATAGCTCAGTTGAGATTCAACCGCAAAAATTACGTTTAATTGATAATAATGAATCATATTTAGCATTAGACCGAAAAAATATCCGTTATCACCGCAGTAGCGCAGTTGAACAACAAGACAGTATGACGAGTCTTGTGCCAACTCGAAGCTTGCAACCTACAGCCGTGCATGTACAACGCTGGCAGGCAGATGCTTTAAGTCAAGAAGAAGGTATGGGCAGTGTTCAGTCAAAGCATAGCCACAGTGCTAATCAGGATAATGCGAGTTTAAGTCTAGAACATGCATGGCATGTCAGCCCTGCTTGGATGCAAGATTTAAAAGGTGAAGATCAAGCTACCGCATCGGGTCACCAGCAGCTAGAAAAACTCAACAATAATCTATCTGATTATTATGCGTCTCAATCAAAATATTTCCGTGCACAAACTACGGTACGTGATACGCAAGTTGGCTATTGGTTTGAATTGAATGAACATCCCGAAATAGATACGCATAGCGGATCAGACAAAGAATTTCTGATTATTGGTAAAAGCTTCTATTTACAAAATAATTTGCCTAAAGATTTGCAACAGCAAATCAATCAACTTTTTAGTCAAAGCCAATGGCAAAACAATCAATCAGGGCCAAATGACCAAATTGAGCGTCAGGGTAATGAGCTCATCTTATCGCGTAGAAATATAAAAACTGTTCCTGAGTATAACCCGCTTGAACATCGACCAGCCGCTCATCCGCAGCGTGCTAGAGTGGTTGGGTTAGAGGGTGAAAGCATTCATGTCGACCAGTGGGGCCGCATTAAAGTCCGCTTCCTGTTTACCCGAACAGATGACCATAGCCATGAAGGTGGAACAGGAAGTAACGACAATGACACCGACTCCGCTTGGGTCGATGTATTAACCCCATGGGCAGGTGAGGGTTATGGCGCACGTTTCTTGCCTCGCGTGGGCGAGATCGTGGTGATCGACTTCTTTGACGGCAACATTGACCGCCCGTTTGTGGTGGGTCGTATTCATGAGGCTGAACGTCACCCAACGCAATTCGACCAGAAAGGGCAGTTACCTGATACTAAAAAACTCAGTGGTATCCGCTCCGAAGAAGTCGACGGTAAAGGTTTTAACCAGCTACGCTTTGATGACACCACAGGGCAAATTAGTGCCCAGCTACAAAGTAGCCATGCGGCCAGCCAACTAAACTTAGGTAACTTAAGTCATCCAAAAGACAAGGCGGAAAGTGATAGTCGTGGTGAAGGTTTCGAGCTACGAACAGACCAGTGGGGGGCAGTCAGAGCAGGCAGCGGCTTACTCCTTAGTACCCACAAACAGGATCAAGCTCAAGGCGTACACCTCAATGCAAATGAGACCAAACAACAAATAGAAGGTGGCCTCAACAATGCCAAGGCACTCAGTGAAGTTGCTAAAAATCAGCAAACCGACCCGTTAGATATGCTTGAGAATATTCAGACTTTCTTAGAAGTTCTCAAACAAGAAGATCCTAAAAAGGCTGCTGAGTTTCAATCAGCAGTGATGCTGCTGGCATCTCCAAAAAGTATTGCTGTAAGTAGTAATGAAGATATACACCTTAGTGCAAATGGTCAGCTCACTCAAAGTGCTGGAGATAGTATTAATATTAGTACGCAAAAGAATATAGTGAGTCATGCGAGTCAAAAAATAAGTCTATTTGCCGCCCAAGAAGGTGCTCGGATTTTTGCTGGTCAAGGTAAACTAGAAATTCAGGCACAAGGTGATGGCTTAGATGTGATTGCTCGAAAGGGCGTACAAATTACTTCAACTGAAGACACGGTTTTTATTACTAGCCCAACTGAAATTAATCTGACTGTAAGTGGATCTCAAGTTAAGTTGAATGGTTCGGGTATTTTCCCTGTTACGGGCGGTAAGCTTGAGGTGAAAGCAGGGCAGCATTTGTTTATGGGAGGATCATCAATAAATCCACCTGCATTAGATTTACCAGACTGTTCTGCTAAACAGACTCAAGCTGCTCAAAATGGATCAGCAAAAGTGATATTAGACTAA
- the tssC gene encoding type VI secretion system contractile sheath large subunit: MNNTQSAAMPLVENEQVTLLDSIVEESRIARNEEEHSRAKSLIGELAKEVMAGTITVSENMTLSIDKRIAEIDALISNQLSQIMHNEQFQKIESTWRGLYYFCQETPSNPLIKIRMLNTTKKELVKDFQGATDFDQSTLFKKIYEEEYGSFGGAPYSALIGDFEFDRTPSDMYLLEQISHVAAAAHAPFISAASPSILGLESFTDIDRPRDVSKIFETAEYVQWRSFRDSEDARYVALTLPHVLGRLPYHPKEGTATEGFNFAEDVSGANHNEYLWMNAAYAFGTRLTNAFDMHGWCAAIRGVEGGGLVEGLPVHTFKTQDGEVVFKCPTEIAITDRREKELSDLGFIPLVHCKNTDYAAFFGAQSTQKPKKYDNDTANANSALSSQIQYIMAVSRIAHYLKAMMRDKVGSFASAGNVEAFLNEWLSQYVLLDDGASQEAKAQYPLREASVKVVEDPAQPGHYKSVVFLRPHFQLDELSVSLRLVTELPQSSN; this comes from the coding sequence ATGAATAATACACAATCTGCAGCAATGCCACTTGTTGAGAATGAGCAAGTTACACTATTAGACTCGATTGTTGAAGAAAGCCGTATTGCCCGAAATGAAGAAGAACATTCGCGTGCAAAAAGCTTAATTGGTGAGCTTGCCAAAGAAGTAATGGCAGGCACAATTACAGTTTCTGAAAATATGACTTTATCAATTGATAAGCGTATTGCGGAAATTGATGCTCTGATTTCAAATCAATTAAGTCAGATCATGCACAATGAGCAATTCCAAAAGATTGAATCAACTTGGCGTGGTCTTTATTATTTCTGTCAAGAGACACCATCTAACCCTCTTATTAAAATTCGTATGTTGAATACGACTAAGAAAGAGTTAGTAAAAGATTTCCAAGGTGCTACAGACTTCGATCAAAGCACTTTGTTTAAGAAAATCTATGAAGAAGAATACGGTTCTTTTGGTGGTGCACCATACTCGGCATTAATCGGTGATTTTGAATTTGACCGTACGCCTTCTGATATGTATTTGCTTGAGCAAATCTCTCATGTTGCTGCAGCAGCCCATGCGCCATTTATTTCGGCCGCTAGCCCAAGCATTCTTGGCCTTGAGTCATTTACGGATATCGACCGTCCTCGAGATGTATCAAAAATCTTTGAAACAGCGGAATATGTTCAATGGCGTTCATTCCGTGACAGTGAAGATGCTCGTTATGTTGCTTTAACCTTGCCACATGTACTTGGTCGTCTTCCTTATCATCCAAAGGAAGGAACAGCTACAGAAGGGTTTAACTTTGCTGAAGATGTTTCGGGTGCAAACCACAATGAATATTTGTGGATGAATGCTGCTTACGCTTTCGGTACTCGTTTAACTAATGCATTTGATATGCATGGTTGGTGTGCTGCAATTCGTGGTGTTGAGGGTGGTGGATTAGTCGAAGGCTTGCCAGTACACACTTTTAAAACACAAGATGGTGAAGTGGTATTTAAGTGCCCAACAGAGATTGCAATCACTGACCGCCGTGAAAAAGAATTAAGCGATTTAGGCTTTATTCCTTTGGTTCATTGTAAAAACACTGATTACGCTGCTTTCTTTGGTGCACAGTCAACTCAAAAACCTAAAAAATATGACAATGATACAGCAAATGCTAACTCTGCTTTATCGAGTCAAATTCAGTACATCATGGCCGTTTCACGTATTGCTCATTATTTAAAAGCAATGATGAGAGACAAAGTGGGTAGCTTTGCTTCTGCTGGAAATGTTGAAGCATTCTTAAATGAGTGGTTGTCGCAGTATGTATTACTTGACGATGGGGCTTCTCAAGAAGCAAAAGCTCAATACCCTCTACGTGAAGCGTCTGTAAAAGTTGTAGAAGACCCTGCTCAACCAGGTCACTACAAATCTGTGGTTTTCTTGCGACCACACTTCCAGCTGGATGAGTTGTCAGTTTCTTTACGACTTGTCACTGAGTTACCTCAGTCCTCAAATTAA
- a CDS encoding tetratricopeptide repeat protein — protein sequence MKLRLFVITLILFTSACTQDKEEHTHGTLTKDYKDVSEYKSKHDLEKAVKANDAEAIFVLASMYATGEGEKFDQKKALELFEKSAQLGSSNAMLQLGLIYRNGNEVVKKDDQKALIWFEEGAKKGNPSAIHNVGLAYYKGLNVKQDRAKAFTYFIRSAELGLIQSQTVVAAQLYVGDGVEKDIKTSFKWLLKAAEQGDLESQNNVGLAYERGDGVEQDPLQSLVWFKRAADHGHALAQYNTALKYYNGAGMKQNLDESIRYAEMAVRNGNKSGAELLFNIYSDDSSSKFSPEKANYWKSKI from the coding sequence ATGAAGCTTAGATTGTTTGTCATTACCTTAATATTATTCACATCTGCATGCACTCAAGACAAAGAAGAACACACTCACGGAACTTTGACTAAAGATTATAAAGATGTGTCTGAATACAAGTCTAAACATGATCTGGAAAAGGCTGTGAAGGCAAATGATGCAGAGGCTATTTTTGTATTAGCATCTATGTATGCCACAGGCGAAGGTGAAAAATTTGATCAAAAGAAAGCATTGGAACTATTTGAAAAATCTGCACAACTAGGCTCCTCAAATGCCATGCTTCAATTAGGACTGATTTATCGAAATGGCAATGAAGTTGTTAAAAAAGATGATCAAAAAGCTTTAATTTGGTTTGAAGAAGGAGCTAAAAAGGGAAATCCTTCCGCAATTCACAATGTTGGGTTGGCCTATTACAAAGGTTTAAATGTAAAACAGGATAGAGCAAAAGCTTTTACATATTTTATTCGATCTGCTGAATTAGGACTCATACAATCCCAGACGGTAGTTGCTGCTCAATTATATGTAGGTGATGGTGTCGAGAAAGACATCAAAACATCTTTTAAGTGGTTATTAAAAGCTGCTGAACAGGGAGATCTTGAGTCACAAAACAATGTAGGCTTGGCTTATGAGCGAGGTGATGGTGTAGAGCAAGATCCGCTTCAATCACTTGTCTGGTTTAAACGCGCTGCTGATCATGGACATGCGTTAGCGCAATATAATACTGCTCTTAAGTATTATAATGGTGCAGGTATGAAACAGAATTTAGATGAATCAATACGATATGCAGAAATGGCTGTACGCAATGGAAATAAATCTGGAGCAGAGTTGTTATTTAATATTTATTCGGATGATAGTAGTTCAAAATTTAGTCCTGAAAAAGCTAATTATTGGAAGTCTAAAATATAA